A genomic window from Cricetulus griseus strain 17A/GY chromosome 4, alternate assembly CriGri-PICRH-1.0, whole genome shotgun sequence includes:
- the Tlcd5 gene encoding LOW QUALITY PROTEIN: TLC domain-containing protein 5 (The sequence of the model RefSeq protein was modified relative to this genomic sequence to represent the inferred CDS: deleted 1 base in 1 codon) yields the protein MTCCCFLRVHPLFSWFWSFCHRMALGLCLQVLCSLGGWLSLYTSFCRLNKHRSYEWSCRLVTFTHGVLSIGLSAYIGFIDGPWPFTHPGSPNTPLQVHILCLTLGYFIFDLGWCIYFQSEGALMLAHHTLSILGIIMALALGESGTEVNAVLFGSEITNPLLQMRWFLRETGHYHSFTGDVVDFLFVALFTGVRIGVGAHLLFCEMVSPTPKWFVKVGGIAMYAVSWCFMVSIWRFAWKKSIKKYHAWRSRRNEERQPRHNGRLKTH from the exons ATGACCTGCTGCTGTTTTCTTAGGGTACATCCTTTGTTTTCCTGGTTTTGGTCT TTCTGTCATAGGATGGCATTAGGTCTGTGTCTGCAGGTGCTGTGCAGCCTGGGTGGCTGGCTCTCACTCTATACATCTTTCTGCCGCCTGAATAAGCACCGAAGCTATGAGTGGAGCTGCCGGCTGGTGACCTTCACCCACGGAGTCCTCTCTATAGGCCTGTCCGCTTATATTGGCTTCATTGATGGCCCTTGGCCTTTTACCCACCCAG GCTCACCGAACACACCTCTCCAAGTTCACATTCTGTGTCTTACCTTGGGCTACTTCATCTTCGACTTGGGCTGGTGCATCTATTTCCAGTCTGAGGGTGCCCTGATGCTGGCTCACCACACATTGAGCATCTTAGGGATCATCATGGCTCTAGCACTTGGGGAGTCAGGCACAGAGGTCAACGCCGTCCTCTTTGGAAGTGAGATCACCAACCCGTTGCTCCAGATGCGCTGGTTTCTCCGTGAAACCGGGCACTACCACAGTTTCACTGGAGATGTGGTAGACTtcctctttgtggctctgttCACTGGTGTGAGGATTGGTGTAGGTGCTCATCTTCTTTTCTGCGAAATGGTCTCACCCACTCCCAAGTGGTTTGTGAAGGTTGGGGGAATAGCGATGTATGCTGTGTCTTGGTGCTTTATGGTTAGCATCTGGCGCTTTGCGTGGAAGAAAAGCATCAAGAAGTACCATGCgtggagaagcaggaggaatGAGGAGCGACAGCCGAGACATAATGGGCGTCTCAAGACACACTAG